AGCCAGTTTTCTCAAAGAAACATTTCACCAAGCACTGTAGATGAGCAAGTTTTCAGTTAGTATGATGTTTAGGACATACTAATGGGACGCTATAGTCTCACCTTTATCTTGTTTCCGTTCGCATCCAGATCACTAGCCGAGAGAGAAGCAAGCGAATCCAACTTGAGTCCACTCTCAATGAGGCATTCTAGGGCGAATGCCTCTCCATTAGCAATTTTGCTTACATCTTCCAGATTTGGTGGACTCTAGAATATGAAACAcaagttttcttttaaataacaCAATTTCTTATCAGAATAACTCTCTACAACTTGATGCTTACTACTGGCTCGTCTGCTCCGGCCACGAGCGCGTCTAAACACACGACACTTAGCACAATAGCACACACTAAGAACTTCATTCTAACGCACCTGTTGCTGGAGTATCGACCCACAATGCATCTCTGGTGCATTTTTATACTACACCCCACCCCAAGGCTTCATGAACCTTGGGCGAGAGACATTCGATTTTCTTTCTCATCGCACCACAATAGCACAACAATAGGAATCGAGAAGTTATTCCAGTGCTGTGTTATCTTGCAGCTTCACAGGCAGATGGGGAGCAGCAGTAGCCGTCCGAACGGGTGTGTGGGGCCTCATCATTTGCATTGGAATTATGATAGGTTCTATGCGCGGGGCGGAGAAACAAAAGGGAAATTGAAACCGGATTGATGATTCATGGagtagaaataaatattttaatgttatCTATCGACTGGTGAGGGAGTCCGGTGGAAGTAGGCCAGTTCCCGGAACTGAGCTATTTGTTCGTGATGTATTTGCAATGGAAGAGCTCGTCTTTTATCATTCAAATGTTGCAATAGCTTTCATGGTTGTGATTAAGATTAAGCTATAATGAAGCTCGAAGAACTTACTTAGACGATACCCACTGAGTGGATTAAATCAAATATGTTGGATCTTTCAAACGCTTCTCACACTTTCAATCAAAATCGTATCATCTACGCAAACACCGCTCCATCACGGACATCGTGGTCACTATCCAACGGGTTAGAAACGTATCTATTCCATCTGGCACAACTTTGTACAAATTCATTCCCAAATGTAAGcttacacaaacaaacccagGGATGCATCGTCGTATCGGACTACGAGTTACCTTGCCAAACGGCAGGTCAAAGGTGACGATTAGAATGACGCTCGGCTGACGTCCATTTCGGAAATTAGCTACTCACTGCCAAACACACGCAGCCCCAAGGTTGGTGAAGTGGTTTCATCGGAggttgttaaaatatttacccAGAACTCCGAGATCTTGCTTGGAAATTGGTTCCGAACGGCTGTTCGCTGTCATTTAATACATCATCCGAGTACGAACGTGGCCTCTTGACATCCACGGTGGGCGTCTTGGGTAGTAAAGTTCCAGCAGTCGACGAGAGgatttaaagcaaaaacatgACGACGACCATCGACCACCAGCGTGTGTTGACTTTCGCTGTCTCCTAGCCCTGTCTCTGGAGTCAGTGAAAGATCAGATCCCATTCCCAGGGCTGAAACTTTGACATGTTATCTTCTTCCTGTTATCACCGTTATCCTTGCAGAAAGGTCGTACTCCAACCCATGACACGGTAGTAACCGTTTTATGTTGATgaaatatatatacatacacacatatattGTGACAAGCCGTTTCAGGCTTGATGGAAATTATTCCCGATCTCCCCAGAGCCCATGTTCAAGACCGTGGGAGGTGTAACATGTTGCTTGCGATTGGCAGATTGGATCTGGGTCGGTTAGATCTGCCCGGATCGGTTAAAGGGACGATGGAAAATGGCATAATTAATCAATGCGGGCAAAGGTAAATTAAACGAAACACGACAAGTCTAATTCAATCTGGTCTTTCCGGTTTTCGGAACGGAATGGCCGACCCGACCAACGGCTCATCAAACGGTTACTTGTATCTTCATCACACAGTCCGGTGCGGGACAGGACAGGACACGTGAGTGGGCGCTGGGACACGATGGACACGTAGACATCGGATGGCCACAGCTGGAGCCACCGACCGAGGTAGGACCCGTCGTTTGAGGTTATGTTTGTCGGTATGTGTCCAAATCGGGCGTTAAGGTAGCTTGGTCGTCTGTCGCGACAAGAATCATTGGGTAGTTTGAGGTTTTACTGAATGGCTGATCGTTTTCCGCtcactctttctttctctctctctcactctctttcactGACGGTGGCAACATCTGATGACAAATGATGTGCCATTTACAAATTGATTCGAATGGaattaattttgcaattttgcaACTGGCCGGACGACCGGTGATCGATTAGAAGGCGCACATTGTGGACAGAAAAAGGTCCGCTAGAGGAGAACCTGATAATAGTGCAAAGCTGGCCGATAGCGACGGTGGTGGGTTCGGTTGATTAAGGTtcggttttgtgtgtcttcCCTCATCAGGAAATAAGGACCGGATGTAAACGGTAGCGGTTGTTGCTTTCCGGAAGCACAGATTAGTTGGGATGAATCTAGTCGATAAACGGATGGAATTAATCGGTGCTGAATAGTGTATCAGAATTActgaaaaatggataaaactgcgtcaaaaaacaaatcttcagGAAAACTTAtataaaaatgcttttaaatcATTGAGAATATTTAGTGAAAAGGCTCAGAATAtccacaaaaattaaaataaacaactttTAATGTTTGACAAGTGTCCATTCCCAAAAAAGTCTACTATTTTCGATACAAAACCACATTCACAGATAAATATGCAGCACAGATGGCTCCATCGCTTGTTCAATATGGACAGCCTGTCAGAGATCACATTCGAAATGGACATCCGACTAGTTCTGCTGTCAGGTAAACGAGCTTttcccaaccaaaaaaacaaagctccaTTGGTCCAGTCCTTGTGAGAGAATAACAATGCGGCCAACCAAACCACCCTCCGCCTGGAACCCTGGAACACCACTCCTCACCAGCTGGTAGGCTGGTTGGTGGTTGATTAGTTTCTTATCGGTGCTGATGTCACGACAACAATGTTGAAATGTTCTGGCATCCTTGTTGATTGATGGGGACGGCTTGTTTCggtatcctttttttcgtatcGCTTTTGCAGCAAATGGGATTTCGGGTTTTGAGGGTTTTCTTCCAGCGTGGTACCGTTTGCTGATGGTTCTTCAAgttgaaagagagaaaagcgAACATTCCTAAATGTAAAACATGAAACAGGGGTAGCTTCCGGCCTTTCGGTTCTTGTCGATGTTGTGCCTTTTTGATAGAACGAATtgacagttttcttttttgggaaTGCTAATTAAGGCAATCGAAGATTTGACAGGGAGAGCAAAGATAGGAGAAGCGGGCTTACCAATCTGTGGTTGGAAGTGGAGTTTTTGGGGGTTTCATCGTAAAACCAATCAGAAACATGTGTCACTTGAATTACTTTTCTTGTTCTGTAGCTTCTTTTCTTGATTGGTTCCTGTGAACGGTTTCCAATGATTGATCTTGTTTTTGGAACTTTTTCAAGAGTTTGTTGTTATCTCCGCGCGCAATTAAAGACAGGCATGTTTTCAGTTATCACAAAAATGTAGGagcttttaataaataatttaataacaaaattttagcaaccaaaacaaatcgaGTCCCAAAGGAGAGTTTCAATGCCAGCAGACGACGATCTTAGACGACAGCACCCTTGGCAGCGTAGATGCACTGGTACGCCTTGAAGGCCGTCTCGCAAGGATTGGATTCCTTGTGGTTGCACTTCTTCACCAGTCCCTCCACCTTTGCCCGGTCGTGATCGACCGACAGCTTCTCGATGACCGTCTTCTCATCAATCTCGCCCTTGTCCGTCATGAAGCCGGCCTTCTCCAGGAAGCACTTGGCGAAGCACTTGGTCTTGTCGTCGGCACCGGCAAAATCACCACCCTTCAGCTTGGCCGCCGTCTCCGGTGGTACACCGGATGTCTTGACGCATTCGGCCGCGTATGCTTCCGCCTTCTTTTTCTGGTCAATGGTGAGGGCCTACGAAGCAACAagaaatgggatttgaagctATGCGCTGACGGTCAGGTACAGTGAGTGCCGCTACTTACGAAAGTGCCAGCGATCAGGGCAACGACAGCAATAGCGACGAATGTCTTCATGGTGGAGGTGTGGAGGGTGAACTTCAATTCCTCAGGACTCAGTGAGCTCAAGCTTATCAGACGATTGCTGGTAGATGACTGATGCTGGAACGAAGATTTATCGTCGCTTTATATAGCACTGAGCTCCGAGAATCGGGTttctcagaatacttagaatgATTTAATGTGAGGGAAGGTTCGAAACCTGACGTGCTCAAGGAGTCCAACAACCGGCCACCATCAAGGTTGGCCCACCCAAGCGCGTAGAAGTCCGTCAACCTCGATGGCTGTGGCTAAGCTGAGCTGTCATCGGAAGGGAAGTTAATGCACTTCGCTGCACCACGAGCGCATACTGCACACGTTACGCCAGACGGAAGTACTTCTACCGCAAACTCCGGATAAAAAGCAATTATAATAAGTCAACACGAAACGTTTTGAGACTGCTTCGGAGCTTTACATTGTaatagagcgagagaaaaaaaaatagataattaACCTAGCCAAAGTACAAACCTATgtagcacacagacacagtcACAGACAACCGGACACCGGATGCGGAACCTTGAACTTGAACTAGTAAAAACTGTACAGCCTTACGTGTACCCATGCTGGTCACGCGGGTCGCGTGATTGACGCGGTTAGCCGCGAAATTCGCGTCTATCGtaggctgttgctgttggaaaCGGCGCCAACTAGGATGGcggtttttttctgctgcttttctaTTAATCTCCACTGCAACCGCAGATCACCTCGTTTGCTGTGTAAGAGCAATTACCGTTGACGCTGGAATAGTGAAAAGCTGTAACCTACATCCGGATGCAAGGTAATTGGTTCGGTCGGAAATAGACGAGGCGTGAAAAAGATTAACAAGCGTTGATGGACGAGTGATTTAGATTGAGGTGCAATTGATCGCTGAAAggtaatatttaatatttggGACTGATATTTTTCTCATATTGTAAGCAAATCGTTTTGACTGCAAAAGGGGAAAGAACAATTGTAATGAAGCATTGCTGCATAATATCATGCTTTTCTGCATCTGCTTTCGGGTGCAACAGGAAAGTAGACAAACATAAAACTTGTTGAAATGggcaaacaataaacattgTGTCAGTTTCAATTTAGCCATGGTTTCAATTGCCAAATAAAAAGCCATTCAATGCTATTTATTTCACACCAACACGCGTTGTAAGAGcagaaacaaattttcccCCGAAAAACCGATAAATATTTCCCAAACCCTGGTAAAACAGGAACCCTCATTTTGCTGTCCACTCATATACACCAGCACCGGCGGTTGAGCTGATTGGCGCCGAGA
This genomic window from Anopheles maculipalpis chromosome 2RL, idAnoMacuDA_375_x, whole genome shotgun sequence contains:
- the LOC126568551 gene encoding general odorant-binding protein 56d-like produces the protein MHQRCIVGRYSSNRCVRMKFLVCAIVLSVVCLDALVAGADEPVSPPNLEDVSKIANGEAFALECLIESGLKLDSLASLSASDLDANGNKIKCLVKCFFEKTGFMDKDGQLQEKTIIEQLSKFMPRDRIEALVKNCNFQEADACETAYKVTECYFQNKAGLF
- the LOC126568587 gene encoding general odorant-binding protein 56d-like → MKTFVAIAVVALIAGTFALTIDQKKKAEAYAAECVKTSGVPPETAAKLKGGDFAGADDKTKCFAKCFLEKAGFMTDKGEIDEKTVIEKLSVDHDRAKVEGLVKKCNHKESNPCETAFKAYQCIYAAKGAVV